The segment AGCAGGCCATTTCATTACTCGGATCGATTTGTGCTCAAACCACTTTCGAGCTTTCTTGCTCGTGTGTTTTGGGTCGTTATCCTGTTGAAATGTCTAAACCAACGGCATTTCGTCCTCAGCATATGGCAGCATCACATTTTCCAGGATATCTGTGTAAACGTGCTGATCCATGATGCCTTGAATCCAATGAATCGGACCTACTCCATAGTATGAAAAGCACGCCCATACCATGATGTTTGATCCCTCGTGCTTTACCGCCTTAAAGGTGAAGTGAGGATTATATTCAGTTCGTGGTGGACGCCGAACATAAGACCGAAAGCCTTTCCCACCAAACAACACAATTTTGCTCTCATCTGACCACAAAATGTTGCGCCACTTCTCCACAGGCCAGTCCTTGTGTATCTTATATTCGATTTGCTTTGCCACATGCTTAACAGTCAAAAGCGGGACTTTTCTGGGActatgtatgcttttcggatccctccgaacttattttacgtggcgtgttccacactgaagggattacaaccacggcaccctatacacccacaagtgagcatatggtgcatgtgtctggatacgccagacaagcgtcccggactagaagctatagctatgtacatagcgaccaccccggtagcaattcgagaacttgcttgccgggcaagcactcccccttgctgaggagggagatctacctaaaatctctactgatctctgggtctcagcacccgagttttgcgcaaccagcaccgtaactcaaacgtcgagcatgaaggctctacccgcgatatgggtaccaaccacagccaccacgatactcccaccaggggacctacctcaatgagcagtcttggatagctgttcaacccgtggtaccgaaaagaggctcggtgggcctccccctttttgctccgacaagcaGGGTTAGGGGAaacctatcgctgtattagtcgtctcttacgacaagcaacagcggactgtggtagtattctcgcccgctaaccacacggcTGTACGCATTAAGGTTGTTTTGTCCTAAGCGTTTGCGAACTGTTTCCACGCTTGCAGCTATCTGAAGCTCCTTTTTCAGTTCCGTCGCCGGCTTTAAAGGCTCCTTCTTGCTTTGCCAAACCAAGCGCTTTATCTCCACGTTGGACATTGAGGGCTTTCTTCGCCGTGTTTCGTTCTTTTCGACAAACAGCAGTGCTTTGCGGATcattttgtttgaacaacCGAAAATTCGACCAATTTCCTTCAGAGATAatgtttttaatcaaatttattttttcgacGGTACAATGCTTTCCGCTAGACAATTTTTGGTCTTCGGTTGgaacaaattcaaataaaaccTTTAATGCAACtccttttttcaaaatttgtcgaaaaaaaattccaaagcAATCACTCctattaattttattgaacaaataaaaaatacaaataaaaagaacCGTTATATTGAGAGAGTAAAAATTTCTTGCTCAGAGAGACAACAAATGGTacttattattcatgcaaactgacttaaaaaaaaaaacatttaataattttttttagcaaatcAACTTTCAACCTGCAGTAGTGCTATTACTTTAACCGCAGCTGTATgtatcaggatcaatagccgagtcgacctggccatatttatttaacatatgTAAAGTTGGAATAAGCGTGCAggaagacgcagcgcaagttagTTTCTTGAAATTGTTTCTAACGACCACATATCGCCCAGAACTGCTACACCTTACTTTTGacaaatgttttgatttttattcgttttattgtttttcttgcaAATTTCTATCGGTCTATCAAAGACACTACGACCACGCCCCTACTAGCACCTATAATCCGCCCAAAAcagtcacacacacattcTGCCTTGTGCCAAATCAATTTGTCGAAGACTGATTTAACGACCACAAACTGCGTAAAGGTGTCAAGTCCTCGAGTCTGCATGCTTAGTATTTAATCACTGTTCATGGTCAGACTGACTCGGCTGGTGATCCGGatccaaaatataaatactatatatatatatatgtatatatatatatatatactataatGGAAATAGGAAAATTCCAGTAACTTTCTGGAAGGATGTCAgcaattttttttgctggtgTCAAAGTTCGTGTAAGTGCAATATGTGTAGTTcctttataattatttaaggtAAGGCTATGTTCTAGATTTGGTAGTGCTTTACGGTTGTAGTATCGATTGAATGCCTTTGTTTATAACTATAGTTATTTTATACCTATCTATCTGTTTATTACAGATAATGGTGATCAAAGTtcgtaaaaatatatataatttttgaatACCCTCTTTCCATTTTAGGGTGCAAAATTAAAGCTTTGAGAGCCAAAACCAACACTTACATTAAGACACCAGTTCGAGGAGAGGAGCCTGTGTTCGTTGTGACTGGTCGAAAGGAAGATGTAAACAAGGCTAAACGAGAAATACTTTCTGCTGCCGACCACTTTAGCTTAATTCGCGCATCACGTAAGCCTGTAAGCGATAGTCAGAACAATGGAATGGTAGGAAGTACGACTAGCTCCGGTGGTGGTGCAGTTCCCCGCATGTCAGGTCCCCCTTGTATGCCTGGACAGGTTACCATACAGGTACGTGTACCTTATCGGGTAGTTGGACTCGTTGTTGGGCCAAAAGGTGCTACTATCAAACATATTCAACAAGAGACGCAAACTTACATTGTGACACCATCGCGAGAAAAGGAACCAATTTTTGAAGTGACTGGCTTGCCAGATAACGTTGATACTGCACGAAAGCAAATAGAAGCTCACATTGCCCTTAGAACTGGTAGCGGATCTGGAAGTGGTGATGCTATTACTATGCAAAGTAGTGATTCGGTCGATACTAAAGAATACGCGTCACTGCCTTCATTAACTCAAATTTTAAATGATGATTTAAATTCGGAAATTCTATCGTCCATATACAAAAATTCCGTTCCGTCTACGCAGGAGTATGCAAATAATTCAATGAAGACGGTTGTAAACGTAAGCAATTCAGTGAAACTTGTGCAAGGACATCATACTGGGAACTGTTTTCAAAAATCAGAGTTTGCTGAGATGGAAATGACAGCAAATATAACAGCAGCAGATATATTAGATAAACGTCTTCCTGGAAATGAAGTTTCTGTGCCTTTGGCCAAAGCTAATGTTGCTAATATTGTTTTTCGCACTACGTCTAGTAAAACATTGTCTTTCTGTCCTCCCACATCTACATCGGCATCGTTTCATTCCAACTgtaatgcaaatattttaacaagATCTTGTTCATCCGCTTCTTCTACCACTTCTACAAAAAGTACCAACAATAGCGCCAATACACCTccagaaatattaaatatatggAAAAGTATTAGTGATTCAATTGACGTTGACGAGGGTATAGGCGACTCTCCTAGTATTTGGAACCAACCGGCAAATATCATACCCACAGCTCATTGCTCGCCCACAATATCAATTAGTCCTACCGACTCACTGTTAGGTATGGGTGAACATTCTGCAAATCAACAAAATTTGAACCATGCTAAAGAGCCCATTATGCCTAATCTCCCGCAAAAGATAAAAGGCATTCAAGTGCAATCTAACGCAGACAATTTTTTAACTCATCGAGAATGCTTTGTATGTAATGAAAATACTGTTACCACTGCTTTGGTTCCGTGTGGTCACAATATGTTTTGTATGGAGTGCGCCAATCACATCTGTCTTTCTATGGATGCAGTTTGTCCGGTTTGTAATTCTATTGTTTACCATGCAATGCGGATTTTAggataatttgaatttttttgtaaatgtatttaatatttgttagTTTTTAGTTAGTCGGTTACACATCTAGTCGTGGCTTCCGTGAAGTCTATTAACATTAGTTGAACGTTCAGGGATTAAAGGGAattcttaatttaaaattaactgCTGAT is part of the Drosophila melanogaster chromosome 4 genome and harbors:
- the CG11360 gene encoding uncharacterized protein, isoform C yields the protein MAAQVTPKISTCINSKGSIQKKNQAQHHDMSEQSKVNESTLPLSDDPRTLQLALELSLVGFNDNQNCYAQPAQPLPMPLSARSDFEIGTINSTLPIPSAPNCLLLPNAGAVSSEDRSKKSQNMTECVPVPSSEHVAEIVGRQGCKIKALRAKTNTYIKTPVRGEEPVFVVTGRKEDVNKAKREILSAADHFSLIRASRKPVSDSQNNGMVGSTTSSGGGAVPRMSGPPCMPGQVTIQVRVPYRVVGLVVGPKGATIKHIQQETQTYIVTPSREKEPIFEVTGLPDNVDTARKQIEAHIALRTGSGSGSGDAITMQSSDSVDTKEYASLPSLTQILNDDLNSEILSSIYKNSVPSTQEYANNSMKTVVNVSNSVKLVQGHHTGNCFQKSEFAEMEMTANITAADILDKRLPGNEVSVPLAKANVANIVFRTTSSKTLSFCPPTSTSASFHSNCNANILTRSCSSASSTTSTKSTNNSANTPPEILNIWKSISDSIDVDEGIGDSPSIWNQPANIIPTAHCSPTISISPTDSLLGMGEHSANQQNLNHAKEPIMPNLPQKIKGIQVQSNADNFLTHRECFVCNENTVTTALVPCGHNMFCMECANHICLSMDAVCPVCNSIVYHAMRILG